One Brachybacterium aquaticum genomic region harbors:
- a CDS encoding sensor histidine kinase, whose translation MIGQLIVLCAGAVSITALTVMIGPAVFHYHLLQTALPVGSAEILHIERAYRDALALALGVGLVVSLLAAGLVTWRLARRLRQTLHRLTLAVDELSRGHYSTRVPALGAGTELDSLAATLNDMAARLDAVEENRRRLLSDLAHELRTPIATLSAHHEAMADGVIEPEAAMPILAGQTIRLSRLADDISEVSRVEEGQLPVELRPTSVRDLLDSTLQEWEERFEAAGVALRRDFVMRRSPIIHADPDRLAQVLGNLLSNALRHTSPGGAVTLSALTTGDVVEIAVSDDGEGFTARDQARLFERFFRADSARTRENSGSGIGLTISRALVDAHGGTMAAASEGPGRGAVFTIRLPRATVER comes from the coding sequence ATGATCGGCCAGCTCATCGTGCTGTGTGCCGGCGCCGTCAGCATCACCGCTCTGACGGTGATGATCGGACCCGCCGTCTTCCACTATCACCTGCTCCAGACTGCTCTTCCGGTGGGCAGCGCTGAGATTCTGCATATCGAGCGCGCCTACCGTGACGCCCTCGCCCTCGCACTGGGGGTCGGACTGGTGGTCTCCCTCCTAGCGGCAGGCCTGGTCACCTGGAGACTGGCGCGACGACTCCGGCAGACACTCCACCGCCTCACCCTGGCCGTGGACGAACTCTCCCGAGGCCACTACTCCACTCGGGTGCCCGCCCTCGGTGCGGGAACCGAGCTGGACTCTCTGGCCGCCACGCTCAACGACATGGCTGCACGCCTAGATGCCGTCGAAGAGAATCGTCGCCGGCTGCTCTCTGACCTCGCCCACGAGCTACGTACTCCCATTGCGACTCTCTCGGCACATCACGAGGCGATGGCTGATGGTGTCATCGAGCCGGAGGCGGCCATGCCCATCCTTGCCGGTCAGACCATACGCCTGTCCCGGCTGGCCGACGACATCAGCGAGGTGTCCCGTGTCGAAGAGGGACAGCTCCCGGTGGAGCTGCGGCCCACGTCGGTCCGCGACCTGCTGGACTCAACACTCCAGGAATGGGAGGAGAGGTTCGAGGCAGCGGGTGTGGCATTGCGACGAGATTTCGTTATGCGCCGCTCCCCGATCATTCACGCCGACCCGGACCGCCTCGCCCAGGTACTCGGAAACCTCCTGAGCAATGCCCTGCGGCACACCTCGCCCGGGGGCGCCGTCACTCTCTCAGCGCTCACCACCGGCGACGTGGTGGAGATCGCGGTGTCCGACGACGGTGAGGGTTTCACCGCGCGTGACCAGGCGCGGCTGTTCGAACGCTTCTTCCGCGCCGACAGCGCTCGCACCCGCGAAAACTCCGGCTCGGGAATCGGCTTGACGATCAGTCGCGCCCTCGTGGATGCGCACGGCGGGACCATGGCTGCCGCCAGTGAGGGGCCCGGGCGGGGAGCCGTCTTCACCATCCGGCTTCCTCGAGCGACCGTTGAACGCTGA
- a CDS encoding heavy metal translocating P-type ATPase: MSTPHHHHHDHPVTPEPDHAGHDMAQHGHHRGTGPHGPAGAPPGGDRHGGYDAEQMAHEGHALPTATHTGHDMTGHGEHDMAGHEHHDPHAGHDMSGHGGHAGHGDHVGMFRRLFWIMLVLAIPTVLLNGMFADLLSYALPDAAWVRWVSPVLGTVMYLWGGKPFLTGAVEEIRDRKPGMMLLIGMAITVAFVSSLGASLGLLSHELDFWWELALLIVIMLLGHWLEMRSLAQTSSALDSLAALLPDQAEKIEGEDIVAVSPAELQLGDVVIVRPGGRVPADGEVIDGGADVDESMITGESSPVRREIGDQVVAGTVATDNALRVRVTAIGEDTALSGIQRLVANAQSSTTRAQLLADRAAAWLFWYALIAAIVTAIVWTVVGVPESALVRAITVLVIACPHALGLAIPLVVSISTERAAKGGVLVKERAALERMRTIDTVLFDKTGTLTKGEPALNHVTTVGTLGEDELLALAAAAEADSEHPLARAITAAAAERGLDVPRATEFQSTTAVGVSATVDGRTVQVGGPNLLAEHGQGPLPATGPWSADGAIVLHVLLDGQVTGAIGLADEVRQESREAVDALHELGIRVVMITGDAQPVARAVAGELGIDQVFAQVRPEHKSEKVLELQRDGRAVAMVGDGVNDAPALAQADVGIAIGAGTDVAIASAGVILASDDPRSVLSVIQLSRASYRKMKQNLWWAAGYNIAAVPLAAGVLAPIGFVLPMSVGAILMSLSTVVVALNAQMLRRLDLTPAKSAARLAGRESSTPVSTTQSSSRAGSASSRSDSSRTSTAPRNGDQTGAHEE, from the coding sequence ATGAGCACCCCCCACCACCACCACCACGACCACCCGGTTACCCCCGAACCCGACCACGCCGGGCACGACATGGCCCAGCACGGGCATCACCGCGGCACGGGCCCACACGGCCCGGCGGGCGCTCCGCCGGGCGGGGACCGTCATGGCGGCTACGATGCCGAGCAGATGGCGCACGAGGGGCATGCCCTGCCGACCGCCACTCACACCGGCCATGACATGACCGGGCACGGTGAGCACGACATGGCGGGCCACGAGCACCACGACCCGCACGCGGGGCACGACATGTCGGGTCACGGGGGCCATGCGGGTCATGGTGATCACGTGGGGATGTTCCGTCGGCTGTTCTGGATCATGCTCGTCCTTGCTATCCCGACGGTGCTGCTGAACGGGATGTTCGCTGACCTGCTCAGCTATGCGCTGCCGGACGCGGCCTGGGTGCGGTGGGTCTCGCCGGTCCTGGGCACGGTCATGTACCTGTGGGGCGGGAAACCGTTCCTGACGGGCGCGGTCGAGGAGATCCGGGATCGCAAGCCCGGCATGATGCTCCTGATCGGGATGGCGATCACGGTCGCCTTCGTTTCCTCGCTCGGCGCCAGCCTCGGACTGCTCTCCCACGAGCTCGATTTCTGGTGGGAGCTCGCCCTCCTGATCGTGATCATGCTGCTGGGCCACTGGCTCGAGATGCGCTCCCTCGCGCAGACCTCCTCCGCGCTGGATTCCCTGGCCGCGCTCCTGCCCGACCAGGCCGAGAAGATCGAGGGCGAGGACATCGTCGCGGTTTCCCCGGCCGAGCTGCAGCTCGGAGACGTCGTGATCGTGCGACCCGGTGGCCGGGTCCCGGCCGACGGGGAAGTCATCGATGGTGGCGCCGACGTCGACGAGTCGATGATCACCGGCGAGTCCAGCCCCGTGCGTCGCGAGATCGGTGATCAGGTCGTCGCCGGCACGGTGGCCACGGACAACGCGCTGCGCGTGCGCGTCACCGCGATCGGTGAGGACACCGCCCTGTCCGGCATCCAGCGCCTGGTCGCCAACGCCCAATCCTCCACGACCCGGGCCCAGCTGCTCGCGGACAGAGCCGCCGCCTGGCTGTTCTGGTACGCGCTGATCGCGGCGATCGTCACCGCGATCGTGTGGACAGTCGTCGGGGTGCCCGAGAGTGCACTGGTCCGCGCGATCACCGTTCTGGTCATCGCCTGCCCTCACGCGCTGGGTCTGGCGATCCCGCTGGTGGTGTCCATCTCGACCGAGCGGGCCGCGAAGGGCGGCGTCCTGGTCAAGGAGCGTGCCGCCCTGGAGCGGATGCGCACCATCGACACCGTCCTGTTCGACAAGACGGGCACGCTGACCAAGGGCGAGCCCGCCCTGAACCACGTCACCACCGTCGGCACCCTGGGCGAGGACGAGCTGCTCGCGCTGGCCGCCGCGGCCGAAGCCGACAGCGAGCACCCGCTCGCCCGCGCCATCACCGCCGCTGCCGCGGAACGCGGACTCGACGTGCCGCGCGCCACCGAGTTCCAGTCCACCACCGCGGTCGGCGTCAGCGCCACCGTGGACGGGCGCACCGTCCAGGTCGGCGGACCCAACCTCCTGGCCGAGCACGGCCAGGGACCGCTACCGGCCACCGGGCCGTGGTCCGCGGACGGAGCGATCGTCCTCCATGTCCTCCTCGACGGGCAGGTCACGGGAGCGATCGGCCTGGCCGACGAAGTGCGCCAGGAATCTCGCGAGGCCGTCGATGCCCTGCACGAGCTGGGAATCCGCGTCGTCATGATCACGGGCGATGCCCAGCCCGTTGCCCGCGCCGTGGCCGGCGAGCTCGGTATCGACCAGGTCTTCGCCCAGGTGCGCCCGGAGCACAAGAGCGAGAAGGTCCTCGAGCTCCAGCGCGACGGACGAGCCGTGGCGATGGTCGGCGACGGCGTCAACGATGCCCCCGCCCTCGCGCAGGCCGACGTCGGCATCGCGATCGGTGCCGGCACCGACGTCGCGATCGCCTCCGCCGGCGTGATCCTAGCCTCCGACGATCCCCGCTCGGTACTCTCGGTGATCCAGCTCTCCCGTGCCAGTTACCGCAAGATGAAGCAGAACCTGTGGTGGGCTGCCGGGTACAACATCGCCGCCGTTCCGCTGGCCGCCGGTGTCCTGGCGCCGATCGGATTCGTACTGCCCATGTCGGTCGGCGCGATCCTGATGTCGTTGTCCACTGTCGTTGTGGCCTTGAATGCGCAGATGCTGCGCCGACTGGATCTGACCCCTGCCAAGAGCGCGGCGCGCCTGGCCGGCCGCGAGAGCTCGACCCCGGTGTCGACGACCCAGTCTTCGAGCCGCGCGGGCTCGGCCAGCTCCCGGTCGGACTCGAGCAGGACCTCCACGGCGCCCAGGAACGGAGATCAGACTGGAGCCCATGAGGAGTGA
- a CDS encoding four-helix bundle copper-binding protein: MTHHVASMLQTYPKDLGTIDQQKLAECIEACFECAQTCTACADACLAEDMVAELTQCIRRNQDCADVCEATGRVLSRQTGENIALNRALLEACQAACRSCAEECEKHAEMHKHCKVCADACRRCEQACAELLASIS, encoded by the coding sequence ATGACCCATCACGTCGCATCAATGCTTCAGACCTACCCGAAGGACCTCGGCACCATCGACCAGCAGAAGCTCGCCGAATGCATCGAGGCCTGCTTCGAGTGCGCCCAGACCTGCACAGCCTGCGCGGACGCCTGCTTGGCCGAGGACATGGTGGCGGAGTTGACCCAGTGCATCCGCCGGAACCAGGACTGCGCCGACGTCTGCGAAGCCACCGGACGCGTCCTGTCCCGTCAGACGGGCGAGAACATCGCCCTCAACCGTGCTCTACTCGAGGCGTGTCAGGCGGCGTGCCGGTCCTGCGCCGAGGAGTGCGAGAAGCACGCTGAAATGCACAAGCACTGCAAGGTCTGCGCGGACGCCTGTCGCCGCTGCGAGCAGGCCTGTGCCGAGCTGTTGGCCTCGATCAGCTGA
- a CDS encoding C40 family peptidase — protein sequence MSQNNTHRAVGRAVTPVGTAGRALRGTGGAAVLGTVVLGSALLAGPAQAAPAGSPAAPAVAAQASAPTAPAPAHATSALAAEKLRWGSQGSSVEQLQTALNEHGASLSVDGKFGPLTHGAVKDFQRSHGLKIDGIVGPETRGALNGGASTSGGGTSAPAPSNSATNSQQAIVDAARSQIGASYSWGTSKPGVSFDCSGLSLYAYKQAGIDLPRTSSQQVAAGTTISKSEAQPGDLVVWPGHLGIYAGGDTVIDAGRTPGAVTERTIWGSPTFVTFR from the coding sequence ATGTCCCAGAACAACACCCACCGCGCCGTCGGCCGAGCAGTCACGCCTGTCGGGACCGCCGGCCGCGCACTGCGGGGCACCGGTGGTGCCGCTGTGCTCGGCACGGTCGTCCTCGGATCCGCACTGCTCGCGGGCCCCGCGCAGGCCGCCCCCGCCGGCTCGCCCGCCGCACCTGCCGTTGCTGCGCAGGCTTCAGCCCCCACGGCGCCGGCCCCGGCACATGCGACATCCGCGCTTGCGGCCGAGAAGCTGCGGTGGGGATCGCAGGGCTCGTCGGTCGAGCAGCTCCAGACGGCACTGAACGAACACGGTGCCTCGCTGTCGGTCGATGGCAAGTTCGGCCCGCTCACCCATGGGGCCGTGAAGGACTTCCAGCGCTCGCATGGCCTGAAGATCGACGGCATCGTGGGCCCCGAGACGCGCGGCGCACTGAACGGCGGCGCATCGACCTCGGGCGGTGGAACCTCTGCTCCCGCCCCCTCGAACTCCGCGACGAACTCGCAGCAGGCGATCGTCGACGCCGCGCGCAGCCAGATCGGTGCCTCCTACTCGTGGGGGACCTCCAAGCCGGGCGTCAGCTTCGACTGCTCGGGCCTGAGCTTGTACGCGTACAAGCAGGCCGGTATCGACCTGCCCCGTACCTCGTCGCAGCAGGTTGCGGCTGGAACCACGATCTCGAAGTCCGAGGCCCAGCCCGGCGACCTCGTGGTGTGGCCCGGCCACCTCGGGATCTACGCCGGTGGCGACACGGTCATCGACGCGGGGCGCACCCCGGGCGCCGTCACCGAGCGGACCATCTGGGGTTCGCCGACCTTCGTCACCTTCCGCTGA
- a CDS encoding TlpA family protein disulfide reductase: MTPRLSRRTTLRLGGSLLVLAPLLAACSSSSDAASEANAGYVSGDGVVVEIPPEGRADPLEIRGTTYDGDDFDSTALRGAPLLINVWYASCPPCRVEAPALKAVHSEYSALGVEFVGVNTRDKAGPAAAFEETFGITYPSIPDTDGAVIASMDGSVSPNAVPTTLILDAEGRVAARIAGAADQSTLESLLDAVLAEAA, translated from the coding sequence GTGACACCACGCCTGAGTCGTCGGACCACGCTCCGACTGGGCGGGAGCCTGCTCGTCCTCGCGCCCCTTCTTGCGGCGTGCAGCAGTTCTTCGGACGCCGCGAGTGAGGCGAACGCCGGGTACGTCTCCGGCGATGGTGTCGTCGTCGAGATCCCCCCGGAGGGACGCGCCGATCCTCTGGAGATTCGGGGAACCACCTACGACGGCGACGACTTCGACTCCACGGCGCTGCGCGGTGCACCCTTGCTGATCAACGTCTGGTATGCGTCGTGTCCGCCGTGCCGGGTCGAAGCACCGGCGCTGAAGGCCGTGCACTCCGAGTACAGCGCCCTGGGAGTGGAATTCGTGGGCGTGAACACGCGCGACAAGGCCGGGCCAGCCGCCGCGTTCGAGGAGACCTTCGGCATCACCTACCCCTCGATCCCCGACACCGACGGGGCGGTGATCGCGTCCATGGACGGCAGCGTCTCGCCCAACGCCGTCCCCACGACTTTGATCCTCGATGCTGAAGGACGAGTAGCCGCCCGGATCGCGGGCGCAGCCGATCAGAGCACCCTAGAGAGCCTCTTGGATGCCGTGCTAGCGGAGGCCGCCTGA
- a CDS encoding cation transporter produces the protein MSPETLRPLPMASTGCSCCATAPVEDRAAAEATATSAAETTTYPVQGMTCGHCADSVTTAITVLEGVEEVRIDLAPGGISTVTVAGAAAPAAVRAAVAEAGYTVADA, from the coding sequence ATGAGCCCCGAGACACTTCGACCCCTGCCGATGGCTTCCACCGGCTGTTCTTGCTGCGCCACCGCCCCGGTGGAGGACCGCGCCGCTGCTGAGGCGACTGCGACGTCCGCGGCCGAGACCACGACGTATCCGGTGCAGGGCATGACCTGTGGTCACTGCGCCGACAGCGTGACCACGGCAATCACCGTTCTCGAGGGCGTGGAGGAAGTACGGATCGACCTGGCGCCCGGTGGGATCTCCACCGTGACCGTGGCCGGAGCTGCCGCACCGGCCGCCGTCCGCGCCGCCGTCGCGGAGGCCGGCTACACCGTGGCCGACGCCTGA
- a CDS encoding IS256 family transposase: MTAPHIVDPSGLLGEALAEASPDLMRSLLQDVINTLLSADADAVAGAEYGRPSAGRSAQRNGYRHRDLDTRVGTIDVAVAKLRSGTYFPDWLLERRKRAESALITVVADCYLAGVSTRRMDKLVKTLGSNSLSKSQVSRMAASLDEHVEQFRHRPLGEAGPFTFVSADALTMKVREGGRVINAVVLLATGVNADGHREVLGMRVATSETGAAWNSFFADLVARGLAGVRLVTSDAHAGLVEAIAAHLPGAAWQRCRTHYAANLMAVTPKSMWPAVKAMLHSVYDQPDAAAVNAQFERLLDYVSEKLPAVAEHLDAARADLLAFTGFPKDVWVQIWSNNPTERLNKEIRRRTDSVGIFPTREAIVRLVGAVLAEQTDEWAEGRRYLGLDVLARCRLNLVPDTSTEEVITSSLPALTA; encoded by the coding sequence ATGACCGCTCCCCATATTGTCGACCCTTCCGGCCTGCTTGGTGAAGCCCTGGCCGAGGCGTCCCCGGATCTGATGCGCAGCCTGCTCCAGGACGTGATCAATACCCTGCTCTCCGCGGACGCAGACGCTGTCGCCGGCGCGGAGTACGGTCGGCCCAGCGCTGGTCGTTCTGCGCAGCGCAACGGCTACCGCCACCGCGACCTCGACACCCGCGTCGGCACCATCGACGTCGCAGTCGCCAAGCTCCGCTCTGGCACCTACTTCCCCGACTGGCTGCTCGAGCGGCGCAAGCGCGCCGAGTCCGCGCTGATCACGGTCGTTGCAGACTGCTATCTCGCCGGCGTCTCCACCCGCCGCATGGACAAGCTCGTGAAGACTCTCGGCAGCAACTCGCTCTCGAAGTCGCAAGTCAGCCGGATGGCCGCATCGTTGGACGAGCACGTCGAGCAGTTCCGCCACCGGCCCTTGGGCGAGGCCGGGCCATTCACGTTCGTCTCCGCTGACGCGCTGACGATGAAGGTCCGCGAGGGCGGGCGCGTGATCAACGCCGTCGTCCTGCTCGCGACCGGCGTCAACGCAGACGGGCACCGCGAAGTCCTCGGCATGCGTGTTGCCACCTCCGAGACCGGAGCGGCCTGGAACAGCTTCTTCGCTGACCTCGTCGCTCGCGGCCTCGCCGGAGTCCGTCTGGTCACCAGCGACGCCCACGCCGGCCTAGTCGAGGCGATCGCTGCGCACCTGCCTGGCGCGGCCTGGCAGCGGTGCCGCACCCACTACGCCGCGAACCTCATGGCAGTGACGCCGAAGAGCATGTGGCCGGCGGTGAAGGCGATGCTGCACAGCGTCTATGACCAGCCCGACGCAGCAGCCGTGAACGCTCAGTTCGAGCGGTTGCTGGACTACGTCAGCGAGAAGCTCCCGGCGGTGGCCGAGCACCTCGACGCGGCCCGCGCAGACCTGCTCGCGTTCACGGGGTTTCCCAAGGACGTGTGGGTGCAGATCTGGTCGAACAATCCCACCGAGCGGCTGAACAAGGAGATCCGTCGCCGCACGGACTCCGTCGGCATCTTCCCCACCCGCGAAGCGATCGTCCGTCTCGTCGGCGCGGTCCTGGCCGAACAGACCGACGAGTGGGCCGAAGGGCGCCGCTACCTCGGCCTCGACGTCCTTGCCCGCTGCCGCCTCAACCTCGTCCCCGACACCAGCACCGAGGAGGTCATCACCAGCTCCCTGCCCGCCCTGACCGCCTGA
- a CDS encoding response regulator transcription factor — translation MRSESARAAATVLVVEDEVALSDVVQAYLVKAGYATGSARSGPEAVEVARALSPDVIILDLGLPGLDGLEVMRRIRAFSDCYVLITTARSEEVDRLVGLSVGADDYLTKPFSVRELVARVQAVLRRPRGEPGTAPSGMVRAFGELEIDTAAQEVRLAGQPVPLTPTERGLLMTLARRPGQVFSRHQLMEAVWGDTWIGDDHLVDVHIANLRRKLDETAGSARYVTTVRGIGYRMGKG, via the coding sequence ATGAGGAGTGAATCGGCTCGAGCTGCAGCGACGGTTCTCGTTGTCGAAGACGAAGTCGCGCTCTCGGACGTCGTGCAGGCATACCTCGTGAAGGCCGGCTACGCCACGGGGAGCGCGCGAAGCGGTCCGGAGGCGGTGGAGGTAGCCCGCGCCTTGTCACCGGACGTGATCATCCTCGATCTCGGCCTGCCTGGCCTCGATGGCTTGGAGGTGATGCGGAGGATCCGCGCCTTCTCCGACTGCTACGTGCTGATCACGACGGCGCGATCAGAGGAGGTTGATCGCCTGGTGGGCCTGTCGGTGGGTGCGGATGACTACCTCACCAAACCGTTCAGCGTGCGTGAACTTGTCGCCCGGGTCCAGGCCGTGCTGCGGCGGCCCCGCGGCGAGCCCGGGACCGCTCCTTCGGGCATGGTGCGCGCATTCGGAGAGCTTGAGATCGATACGGCCGCCCAGGAGGTGCGGCTCGCTGGCCAACCAGTCCCGCTGACCCCCACCGAAAGGGGACTGCTTATGACCCTGGCCCGTCGGCCGGGCCAGGTCTTCAGCCGCCACCAGCTGATGGAAGCCGTCTGGGGTGATACCTGGATCGGAGATGACCATCTCGTCGATGTGCACATTGCCAACCTGCGACGAAAACTGGACGAGACAGCGGGTTCGGCACGGTATGTCACCACGGTCCGCGGTATCGGGTACCGGATGGGGAAGGGTTGA
- a CDS encoding cytochrome c biogenesis CcdA family protein: MGELFATTVLSGPLAAALLLSMVAGLVAFLSPCVLPVVPGYLGYITGLTGGSAGPPRTGDPGERPWRLVTGAVLFVAGFTAVFLVIGGFVGALGSLVIQYTSAINRISGVLVILMGLVFVGIFPRLSGVKRIRKRPDAGLAGAPLLGITFGFSWTPCIGPTFAAVAALSLGEASASRGALLAFGYAIGLGIPFILFALVFRRALGISRVLSRHRRTLQIVGGSVLITIGLLLVSGVWEQWMALLQVQIGTFTTIV; encoded by the coding sequence ATGGGTGAACTGTTCGCCACCACCGTGCTGAGCGGACCCCTGGCCGCAGCCCTGCTGCTGTCGATGGTGGCCGGTCTGGTCGCGTTCCTCTCGCCGTGCGTGCTTCCGGTGGTCCCCGGCTACCTCGGATACATCACCGGGCTCACCGGAGGAAGCGCCGGGCCGCCCCGCACCGGCGATCCCGGGGAACGGCCATGGCGCCTGGTCACCGGCGCTGTGCTGTTCGTCGCGGGCTTCACGGCGGTGTTCCTGGTCATCGGCGGTTTCGTCGGTGCACTGGGGTCATTGGTGATCCAGTACACGAGCGCGATCAATCGGATCTCCGGGGTGCTGGTCATCCTCATGGGCCTGGTGTTCGTGGGAATCTTCCCCCGCCTCTCCGGTGTGAAAAGGATCCGGAAGCGCCCCGATGCCGGACTCGCCGGCGCCCCGCTGCTCGGGATCACGTTCGGCTTCTCCTGGACCCCGTGCATCGGGCCGACGTTCGCCGCAGTCGCCGCACTCAGCCTCGGGGAGGCATCCGCGAGCCGCGGCGCTCTCCTGGCTTTCGGCTACGCGATCGGGCTCGGGATCCCGTTCATCCTCTTCGCCCTCGTGTTCCGGCGCGCCCTAGGAATCTCCAGAGTGCTGTCCCGGCATCGCCGCACGCTCCAGATCGTCGGCGGGTCCGTCCTGATCACCATCGGGCTGCTGCTGGTCTCCGGGGTGTGGGAGCAGTGGATGGCGCTCCTGCAGGTCCAGATCGGCACCTTCACCACGATCGTCTAA
- a CDS encoding CueP family metal-binding protein, with protein sequence MLGAGLFPLVVAGCGAGGSEPASITGDQELLQEHGFADADAHEIIDRLEALPVAERPQDLIASVTATSLQLQDDAGREAELPLPEDQFYLSVAPFVETTHECAFHSLTTCRGELRSRELTVSVVDSSSGEVLEEGTRTTHDNGFLGLWLPRGITAELTCTLEDYTGTASISTQAEDDLTCLTSLQLT encoded by the coding sequence GTGCTCGGTGCCGGCCTGTTCCCGCTCGTGGTCGCCGGCTGCGGGGCCGGCGGGTCCGAGCCCGCATCCATCACGGGTGATCAGGAGTTGCTTCAGGAACATGGCTTCGCCGACGCGGACGCGCACGAGATCATCGACCGGCTCGAGGCGCTCCCGGTGGCTGAGCGACCGCAGGATCTGATCGCCAGCGTCACCGCGACGTCTCTGCAGCTCCAAGACGATGCAGGGCGCGAGGCCGAGCTGCCCCTTCCCGAGGACCAGTTCTACTTGTCGGTGGCCCCGTTCGTCGAGACCACCCACGAGTGCGCCTTCCACAGCCTGACCACGTGCCGCGGAGAACTGCGCAGCCGCGAGCTCACCGTGAGCGTGGTCGACAGCAGCTCGGGCGAGGTCCTTGAGGAGGGCACTCGCACCACGCATGACAACGGGTTCCTCGGTCTCTGGCTACCGCGCGGGATCACCGCGGAGCTCACGTGCACCCTCGAGGACTACACGGGGACCGCGTCCATCTCGACCCAGGCGGAGGATGATCTGACCTGTCTGACCAGTCTCCAGCTGACGTGA
- a CDS encoding YdhK family protein, with protein sequence MRSRRSLGRLAAVVVTGAIVFAGCTDNGSDDGQTSGGSEASEASDGGSHGGMEHPMDGGPAPEGMVPAEDPEFPVGTEVTLTADHMEGMEGATATISGAFDTTTYSVSFTPTDGGEPVTDHKWVVHEELENPGEAPLAEGTEVVITADHMTGMEGAEATIDSATEETVYMVDYEADGMMMTNHKWVVESEIEPA encoded by the coding sequence ATGCGTTCTCGTCGCTCTCTCGGCCGTCTCGCGGCCGTCGTCGTCACCGGTGCGATTGTGTTTGCCGGATGCACCGACAACGGGTCTGACGACGGTCAGACATCGGGTGGGTCCGAGGCATCGGAGGCGTCCGATGGAGGCAGCCACGGCGGCATGGAGCACCCGATGGATGGCGGCCCAGCGCCTGAGGGGATGGTGCCCGCGGAGGATCCCGAGTTCCCGGTCGGCACGGAGGTGACGCTCACGGCGGACCACATGGAGGGCATGGAGGGGGCGACGGCGACGATCTCCGGTGCCTTCGACACCACGACCTACTCGGTCAGCTTCACCCCGACCGATGGCGGTGAGCCGGTCACTGACCACAAGTGGGTCGTTCACGAGGAGCTCGAGAACCCGGGCGAGGCACCGCTGGCAGAGGGCACCGAGGTGGTCATCACCGCCGATCACATGACCGGGATGGAGGGCGCTGAGGCCACCATCGACAGTGCCACCGAGGAGACCGTGTACATGGTCGATTACGAAGCCGACGGGATGATGATGACGAACCACAAGTGGGTCGTCGAGAGCGAGATCGAGCCTGCGTGA
- a CDS encoding four-helix bundle copper-binding protein: MTHTVKAMLETHPIGSGSVDQEKLAACIAVCFECAQVCTACADACLSEEMVADLTACIRKNLDCADICAATGNVLSRQTGSNTEVLRAQLQSCMVACRACGDECAQHADMHEHCKVCAEACHRCEQGQVPGSGVAILR; the protein is encoded by the coding sequence ATGACGCACACCGTGAAGGCCATGCTGGAGACTCATCCGATCGGCTCTGGGTCCGTGGATCAGGAGAAGCTCGCCGCGTGTATCGCGGTGTGCTTCGAGTGCGCTCAGGTTTGCACTGCCTGCGCTGACGCCTGCCTGTCTGAAGAGATGGTCGCCGACCTGACGGCGTGCATCCGCAAGAACCTCGATTGCGCGGACATCTGCGCAGCCACTGGCAATGTCCTTTCCCGCCAGACCGGCAGCAATACTGAAGTCCTTCGCGCCCAGCTGCAGTCCTGCATGGTTGCCTGCAGGGCGTGTGGCGACGAGTGCGCGCAGCACGCCGATATGCATGAGCATTGCAAGGTCTGCGCCGAGGCGTGCCACCGGTGCGAGCAGGGTCAAGTCCCTGGAAGTGGTGTAGCGATCCTTCGCTGA